The Macrobrachium rosenbergii isolate ZJJX-2024 chromosome 56, ASM4041242v1, whole genome shotgun sequence genome includes a region encoding these proteins:
- the LOC136836652 gene encoding uncharacterized protein, translating into MASHGDKGASHPRRCAGYAAGSHQDPATVPELSKTARVDLGNPRKHENQERFLEYSLNASKLVTPTVKDSKTLNEEYWISAWNPIILPSNENKHDKRTICLAGLTTHKDENLTLRDPMSKIIITAQTADSSDDFVMVDASTDEHESSGDAHDFITWVAPTTNEDINLPMKLILQPINIAPAINKGEDAITQDTDYIIKLEIPNTGKTEFDLSMGNFEINLQNKSKMTDEEEFSPARRNLIPSNSKNLLNCEMTDNKFQLWHLDTKVLLIVSNREEELAVFRRFATKNSSFFKGIEVFSINNFRTKQKFVFLFDRNKKIDDEDQMKFLVILHYANPSYSKRCLIDDGHAIISLGDQKYFYCIGNFENSSSDAVYLTQKVFNNTFLVVLRKDIYHPAINYKVLHWLAASNTEISTDEWNKLSMLNYTHIEFRGHEVLVTEVNKDQEESISSVLLKLKCDESNGHFIVCRKEYNHRLQYLMFITNCSMTLPKDDKILLLMMMHKRKIRENLQEICSKRTAVILDSMLLEKNETKSNYNQFDTKGCSGNQAEKFRCGINKLWDRGEQLYNFLVFPLLTEAKSPEETIITPKNFTECSSGYEHTDKEQSLKHCLYAIYSIDANPVYDVVGMNHVSNPDTVLASLKLTAKLYMRASLSSNSQCLHEIRNREFYIQKLYNSKGKLFLEAGPISDNLASSSCLSALPTDIVIDIGSSSKDQRATINRFWPTCSFDSLILFEERGMVIDWDYLTDACKLKEILLLLFSMLVTLGTILGNTLALAIISMKGLLRKPAFIILASMAIADLSMGIMPASLAAYDHISLMKGWLTLNQLHSDGIFADFKNLTLNQPKFFKQLRFGSQNPYHVLCSVVMSASAYISLFSLALFSIERLAVLRQRPLSKVCVSILVVIIWSLSITFAILVSWNRNNYSFVGHFDPVSKLTLNVAQGEFSVSSVTFFIFISTMTIAGICFLTLSVISVVIHLRHEHHAQSTLTIHQQGRKSCLRMTLVYILMMLLYLLANVPIILDAVFDLKHTHPVAHYVCWWLYVAGSSWNWALYIIRGKLFKEQAKSVLLDISSWLRWGLS; encoded by the exons ATGGCTTCCCACGGAGACAAGGGGGCATCACATCCCAGGCGATGTGCTGGTTATGCTGCCGGAAGTCATCAAGATCCGGCGA CTGTCCCTGAGCTATCTAAGACTGCAAGAGTTGATTTAGGCAATCCGAGAAAACACGAGAATCAGGAAAGATTTTTAGAATACTCTCTGAATGCCAGCAAACTGGTTACGCCAACCGTGAAAGACAGTAAGACGCTAAATGAAGAATACTGGATAAGTGCTTGGAATCCGATAATCCTACCCTCGAATGAAAACAAGCATGACAAGAGGACCATCTGCTTGGCAGGTCTGACCACACACAAAGATGAAAACTTAACTTTGAGAGATCCCATGAGCAAAATAATTATAACAGCTCAAACAGCCGACAGTAGTGACGACTTTGTTATGGTAGATGCCTCGACTGATGAACACGAGAGTTCAGGAGACGCTCACGACTTTATCACTTGGGTAGCTCCGACTACAAATGAAGATATCAATTTACCTATGAAACTTATTCTACAACCTATCAACATAGCTCCTGCTATCAACAAAGGTGAAGACGCAATTACACAAGATACTGATTACATCATCAAGTTGGAGATTCCGAACACGGGAAAGACTGAATTCGACCTTTCAATGGGAAATTtcgaaataaatttacaaaacaaaagcaaaatgaccGACGAAGAAGAATTTTCACCTGCTCGCAGGAATCTTATACCCTCCAATTCGAAGAATCTTCTAAACTGTGAAATGACCGATAATAAGTTTCAGCTCTGGCATCTGGATACCAAAGTTCTTCTCATTGTTAGCAACCGTGAAGAGGAATTAGCAGTTTTTCGCCGGTTTGCAACTAAAAACAGCTCATTCTTCAAGGGTATAGAAGTATTTTCAATCAATAATTTTCgaacaaaacagaaatttgtTTTCCTATTCGACAGGAATAAGAAAATTGATGATGAAGACCAAATGAAATTCTTGGTGATATTGCATTATGCTAACCCTAGCTACTCTAAGCGATGCCTGATTGATGATGGGCATGCAATAATTTCATTGGGTGATCAGAAATATTTCTACTGCattggaaattttgaaaattcgtCATCAGATGCCGTGTACTTGACACAGAAAGTATTTAATAATACCTTTCTGGTCGTGCTAAGGAAAGACATATACCATCCTGCAATCAATTACAAAGTCCTTCACTGGTTAGCTGCATCAAATACCGAGATTTCCACAGACGAGTGGAACAAACTGTCGATGTTAAATTATACCCATATTGAATTTAGAGGACATGAGGTACTAGTAACCGAGGTTAACAAGGACCAGGAAGAAAGTATCAGCTCGGTACTTTTGAAACTGAAGTGTGATGAATCAAATGGACACTTCATTGTTTGCAGAAAAGAGTATAATCACAGGTTACAATACTTAATGTTCATAACAAACTGCTCTATGACTCTGCCTAAAGACGACAAAATACTTCTTTTAATGATGATGCATAAAAGAAAGATACGTGAAAATTTGCAAGAAATATGTAGTAAGAGGACTGCTGTTATACTAGACTCAATGTTACTggagaaaaatgaaactaaaagcaATTACAATCAATTTGACACAAAAGGCTGCTCTGGAAATCAAGCTGAGAAATTCCGGTGTGGGATAAATAAGTTATGGGACAGAGGAGAGCAACTGTACAATTTCTTGGTCTTCCCTCTCCTCACCGAAGCCAAGTCACCTGAAGAGACCATAATTACACCAAAGAATTTTACTGAATGTAGCAGCGGTTACGAGCACACAGATAAAGAGCAGTCTTTGAAGCATTGTTTATATGCTATTTACAGCATTGACGCCAACCCAGTCTATGATGTGGTAGGAATGAACCATGTATCTAATCCAGATACTGTCCTAGCTTCTTTGAAGCTAACAGCTAAGCTATATATGAGAGCCAGTTTGTCCAGTAACAGTCAATGTCTGCACGAAATACGGAACAGAGAGTTTTACATACAGAAGCTATAcaatagtaaagggaaattatttcttGAAGCGGGTCCAATCTCAGACAACCTTGCAAGTTCATCTTGTTTGTCTGCTTTACCCACTGATATTGTCATCGACATAGGTAGTAGCAGTAAGGATCAGAGGGCAACGATAAACAGATTTTGGCCTACTTGTTCCTTTGATTCTCTCATTCTGTTCGAAGAAAGAGGTATGGTGATTGACTGGGATTACCTTACTGACGCATGTAAGCTTAAAGAGATTCTCTTGCTTCTTTTCAGTATGCTTGTAACTCTTGGAACAATACTGGGTAATACATTAGCACTGGCAATAATTTCAATGAAAGGTTTACTGAGAAAACCAGCCTTCATAATCCTGGCCTCCATGGCTATTGCAGACCTTTCCATGGGCATCATGCCAGCTTCATTAGCTGCTTATGACCACATCTCACTCATGAAAGGTTGGCTAACCCTAAATCAGTTACACAGTGATGGGATTTTTGCAGACTTTAAAAACCTAACATTAAATCAACCAAAATTCTTCAAACAGCTGAGATTTGGAAGTCAGAATCCATACCACGTTCTCTGCAGCGTCGTGATGAGTGCCTCAGCTTATATCTCGTTGTTTTCACTTGCTCTGTTCAGCATAGAGCGCCTGGCAGTATTACGTCAACGTCCACTCAGTAAAGTTTGCGTGAGCATCTTGGTGGTAATCATTTGGTCTCTAAGCATCACCTTCGCCATCTTAGTCAGCTGGAACAGAAACAACTATTCGTTTGTTGGGCATTTTGATCCCGTTTCCAAACTGACACTCAATGTTGCCCAGGGAGAATTTTCAGTGTCTTCAGtgacctttttcattttcatttccaccaTGACAATTGCAGGTATTTGTTTTTTAACCCTGAGCGTAATTTCAGTTGTGATTCACCTTCGCCATGAACATCATGCACAAAGTACCCTAACCATCCACCAACAAGGACGCAAAAGTTGTTTGCGCATGACTCTTGTCTATATATTGATGATGCTACTCTACCTATTGGCCAATGTACCCATAATACTTGACGCTGTGTTTGATCTAAAACATACACATCCTGTTGCACATTATGTCTGTTGGTGGCTGTATGTTGCTGGTTCCTCTTGGAACTGGGCTTTGTATATAATTCGTGGGAAGCTATTCAAAGAACAGGCAAAATCAGTGCTTCTGGACATTTCAAGTTGGCTCAGATGGGGGCTTTCTTGA